The Campylobacter hyointestinalis subsp. hyointestinalis nucleotide sequence CCATTTCATAAGACAAAGGTCTAAATGCGTAGCAAACTTCTCTACCTTTTAAATTTGCCACGGTATCATCATGAGTAAGAGAAGCAACTATAAAAATAATACCTTTATCAAATTCGCTTACTGGATCGCCAAAAAATTTTGAAGTCGCGGGAACTCTCTCGATAGAAGTAACATAATCAGGCTTTATGCCATGCTTTTTAAGTACAGGATAGCTAGCATCTACTGCGATGATAGTAGTATATGGAGCTAGTTTTTTTAGCATAGGAAGCTGCTTGGCTAGAGATGGTCCAGTGGATACTATGACTGCTGAACTACACTTTTTTTTACGTTTATCAATAATATTTTTCAAAGGTACGCCCGAGAATACTGCAGGTAAATGTTTTGTAGTATGCTCCATACCTATAAGATTGTCTTGGGAGTCGTTTCCTTGTTCTTTTATAGCTTGAGATATGGCTCTTGACATCTCTTGATTTATATTAATAACGCTATCTTTGTATTTTTCTCCAGCGTAATAATCATTCATAATATGTAGATTATATAACCTTAGACTATTAAACACTTCTGGAATTCTACATATGATATATAACTCTATAAATTTAACCTTATCCGCATGTAAAACTATAAGCCTATCTTTAAAGATCTCCTCAGAAAAATCTATCAAACTAAGCGCAGCATATAAGATCTCAATTTCTGGCTCAAACACTATTATCTTAGCGTGAGATGGATTAGACAGTAGGGATTTTAAAAAAATTCCATTTCCGATACCGTATAAAAATACTGCCTTATGACGGCTATACTCTTTTTCAAATTCGATTAGCTTTTTTTCTACATCTTTAGCCGGGCTTTCGTACAAATACTCTTTAGTTTCTAAATTTACTATATTTATATCTAGTGGATCTTTGCCCATATACACGCCAAATTTGGTATTTTCTTTTAACTCAAAAAGTTCTGTGGCCAGATCAATGCCATATGGCATAATGGCAGCTATATTTCTATCTAAAGTGGTTATCTCTTTTTTTGTAGTTATCTGGTCGGCTAATTTATTGTTTAATTCCTGAAATTTCTTCTCATCAGGAGTTAGTTCTCTCTTGTTATTTTCAGCGCTCATATTTTTCCTTAATTTTATGATGAAACATAACTTATAAATCGGTTGATATTATTTTATATTTACAATTTCAAATCCATACTCTAAACCGCTACTTCCAAGCATAGCGATAGTTCCTTGCATACTTTTATCTAAATTAAATTTAGTTTTTATCTCTTTTTGTTTTGTTGTCAAGACTACTTCTGAGCCATCACGAAGTTTTGAAGCCATAGCAAAATAAGTCCCACCTCTAAACTCATCTGATTTAGAGTGAGTAAATACTACTGCACCATCAAAACTATCAAGCTCGTCAAGCTCATAAAGCTTACCGCTAAGCGTGATCTTTTCACCATTTAAGTTTAGCAGACCAAAACCAAATTTGGTGCTTAGCAAATTTAACATCTCTTTAGTTTGGCTAGGATTTTTCGCAAATATCTCATCACTTACGATACAAAACTTAGTATCTTTGATAAACTCGCAGATATCAGGAAGCTCTTCTTCACCTATGTTGCTCTCTCCGCTTAAGTATCCAACATCAAGCTCATCAAAAAACTCATCATTAAGTAAATTTTGGCATATCAGGGCTAGAGCATAGCTTACGCTTCCTATCTCGCACTTGATAAACTCTGCATTTAAAAGTGTATCTTTTAAAGGACTGATGACTAAGATATCGTCATCTTTGAATTTGTCTGATAAATTTGGGGATTGAATTGAAAGCATACTTGCTAAGCTTAAGATTTTCATACTCTTACCTTGAATTAAATTTAAATGTAACTAAGAAAATTATAACTGAATTTTGTTTATGTAATGCTTTTTTAGTATTGTAAATTGAGCTTTATAGTTTTAAAGCCTTTAGTAGATAGATAAAAGATTTTTATAAAATTTAAAAGCGAATTTAAACAAGATATAAATCTGCTTAAATTCGCAAACTCTTATAACGCTGAAATTAGAGCATTATAGGAGCAAAAACAAAGCCAAGAGCCACTGAAAGAGCTATAGCTAAAACTCCAGGAATTAAGAAAGCGTGGTTAAATACGTATTTTCCTATTCTTGTTGTACCTGTATCGTCCATTTGAACAGCACCAAGCAATGTTGGATAAGTAGGAAGGACAAATAGAGCTGAAACTGCCGCAAATGAAGCTACAACTATATAAATTTGACCACTATTTTCAGGAGTGATTCCTAAAGCTAAGATAACTGCAGGGATGATAGCTTTTGCTGTTGCTGCTTGAGAATAAAGAAGCATTGAAGCAAAAAATAGCGCTACAGATAGTAAAAACGGATATTTGCCAACTAGATCAGAAGCAAAACCTTTGATCTCATTGATATGTCCACTAACAAAAGTATCGCCGAGCCATGCCACACCAAGTACGCACACGCAAGCTACCATACCTGATTTAAATACACTTGATTGAACCAAAGTATCTGTTCTGACTTTACAAACTATAACGATAAGTGTAGCTATAGTAAGCATAAAGCTGATGATAGCGTGATCTCTACCAAGGATAACAGGATCGATCAAACCTACATTTTTTGATATAG carries:
- a CDS encoding motility associated factor glycosyltransferase family protein — encoded protein: MSAENNKRELTPDEKKFQELNNKLADQITTKKEITTLDRNIAAIMPYGIDLATELFELKENTKFGVYMGKDPLDINIVNLETKEYLYESPAKDVEKKLIEFEKEYSRHKAVFLYGIGNGIFLKSLLSNPSHAKIIVFEPEIEILYAALSLIDFSEEIFKDRLIVLHADKVKFIELYIICRIPEVFNSLRLYNLHIMNDYYAGEKYKDSVININQEMSRAISQAIKEQGNDSQDNLIGMEHTTKHLPAVFSGVPLKNIIDKRKKKCSSAVIVSTGPSLAKQLPMLKKLAPYTTIIAVDASYPVLKKHGIKPDYVTSIERVPATSKFFGDPVSEFDKGIIFIVASLTHDDTVANLKGREVCYAFRPLSYEMGFKDFKFGYIGGGQSAAHMAFNVAQVLECEDIILIGQDLAFSEDGKSHSEGHIFKSTEIDPTKREKIMTTKYGGVGEIATTSTWNLFRTYFEHSIANLKRTKGEYPIYNCTEGGARIEGTIEVPFKQKADEIIKAGIKKRFVAVPKLSPKQQELHIRKAKRYLKSVIKYGENLQKQCEKIFLKIAKEIEKDKKLIAKDKKDKIDYMKLQNISFEIDAFKEKTYKEAMFQSVYYAVCSSMLMHQELELTVISARRSDSEEEKNDKLFEWVSCQSYWFFSLAGSTNAALEKLKEASKDWL